The sequence ATATCCCCTATAACATTATGATTAATCAGGGATATATAACTATCCTCAAAGTATTCCGCTTAGCGCCCCTTTCCTGCCGATGCGGAAAAATAACGCGCCGGAGAATCGCCAAAGGCTTTGCGAAACATGGCGATAAAATTACTCGGCGAGGCATATCCCAGCGTTTCCGCGATCTGCAGCACGGTTTCGCCGCGCAGGCACTCAGGAACTACGGTACAGAACTGCAAACGCGGGGCGCGGCGGCGATACGCCTTTCACGCCTGGCGTCCGAACGGCTGCAGCAAAACCGTGACGCCGGCAACTCGGCGCCATGACCGTCACTCGATAATTTCCACCACCTCCAGCCAGGCGTTTTTACCGCACGCCTGGCCCCCATTCAGCCAGCGGCGCAGCATATCCAGCGCCAGCATCGCCACCGACTCCTGACGCAGCCGCAGGCCGTGGCGCGACGCACGATAACGCACGGTCTGGCCAATGCCGCCGCGCGGTGTGTGCAGCGCAATGCTCACCTGCTCGTCGCACATGGCGCTGACCGCCAACGCCAACGGCGCGCCGGTCAATTCCGCCAGCGAGCGGGCGCGCGCCAGCGTCGTTTCCAGCGTTTCGATACAGTGCGCCGGCAGCAGCTCTCCCCCTGCCAGCGGCGCCCCTTCGCTCTGCAGCTGCAGATTGATCAACCCGCCGCTGAACTGTTCGCTCAACGCCAGCTTCAGCCCTTGCTGATTCAGACGCTGCGTCAGCGTCGCCGGCAACCCGATAGTGCCTTCAAAAATGCAGTTGTCCCCCGCCACCTCGCGCACGCGCCGCCAGGCCTGATCCATTTCCACACGCCGGCTTTCCGGCCCGGTCAGCTTCAGCTCGATGATCGGGCTGGAGGAACGGTAACCCAGCACCACATCCGGCGGCAGCGGCATACCGTCCAGCTCGGCGGCCAAATCGCTCTCGGAGGTGCCGAAGGTGGTCAGGCGCAGGCACAGCGGCGGCGCCGGCAAGGTGAAGCGCCCACGCAAACGCGGCATGATCTGCTGTTCGACCATCACTTTGAATTCCGACGGCACGCCGGGGGTGAAGAACATCTGACATCGGTTCAGCTGCAGCGCGAACCCGCAGGCGGTGCCCACCGGGTTATCC comes from Serratia sarumanii and encodes:
- a CDS encoding helix-turn-helix domain-containing protein codes for the protein MLQIAETLGYASPSNFIAMFRKAFGDSPARYFSASAGKGR
- a CDS encoding nicotinamide mononucleotide deamidase-related protein YfaY, whose product is MLRVEMLSTGDEVLHGQIIDTNAAWLADYLFQQGVPMSGRETVGDSLSALIEILQERSHIADVLIVNGGLGPTSDDLSALAAAKACGVELVERADWLARMEAYFAERGRPMAPSNRKQAQIPANAEMLDNPVGTACGFALQLNRCQMFFTPGVPSEFKVMVEQQIMPRLRGRFTLPAPPLCLRLTTFGTSESDLAAELDGMPLPPDVVLGYRSSSPIIELKLTGPESRRVEMDQAWRRVREVAGDNCIFEGTIGLPATLTQRLNQQGLKLALSEQFSGGLINLQLQSEGAPLAGGELLPAHCIETLETTLARARSLAELTGAPLALAVSAMCDEQVSIALHTPRGGIGQTVRYRASRHGLRLRQESVAMLALDMLRRWLNGGQACGKNAWLEVVEIIE